The nucleotide window GTCGTGGTCCTGATCGGGGTCGCAATCGTCGTTGGCCGGGTGCTGCTGTTGGCGGGGGGGCCCCATGAGCTGCCGTACCCGGCGGTGATCGACACGCACCCGGATCCCACCGTCTTCAAGACGGTCGTCGGCCAGCCGACGCCCGGCCTGGATCTCGGAAAGATGTTCGAAGTCACTCCGCCCGTGCTGGCCCACGGAAAGCAGTTGTTCGACGTGAACTGTGTGATGTGCCACGGGGCGGCGGGCAAGGGCGATGGGGTCGCGGCACCGGCGCTCACGCCTCGTCCCCGAGACTTTTCCAGTCCCAAGGGCTGGACGGCGGGGTTCACGATCGCCAACATCTACGCGACGTTGAGCGACGGCGTCAAAGGCACGGGCATGCCGGCGTTCGACGCGCTCTCGCCGCCGGACCGTTTCGCCGTGGCGCACTACGTGCAGTCTCTGGGCAGCTTTGACCACCACGACAACCAGATCGCGGAGATCAAGGCGATCGATGCGCGGTATCACCTTGGCGAAGGCCCTGTCGGCCCCAGCAAGGTGGCGGTTCCCACCATCATGAAGCACATGGCGGCCGAATATGCGGCTCCCCCTGCGGTCGCCATGCCCCCGGTGTCGGATATGAGCATTCCCGCCGAACTCCGCCGGACGATGATCGCGGACGCGGTGCGTGCTGCTGAAGTGTTGTCGCAGGTACCCGATTGGCGAAGCAGTGTGGACGCCTTTGCCCGCGTGGCGATGGCTGCTCCCCCGGACAACGGCTTTCGGCCGGCCGTGGCTGCCCTGACCATGGCGCAGTGGAAGGCGTTTCACGACGAGCTCGTGAAACTGACACCGGTGCCGGACACGGGCGCCGTCGGAACCCAGAAGGAGTGAGGCGGTAGAGTCGGCTCGAATCGTTCATCTTCCACGGGGGTTGTGACATGGATACGAAGCGTGCGGCAGCAGCTGGAACCATTGCGACTGCGGCGATGACGGCACTCCTCCTGGTCGAGCCGTCGATCGGCCTGCCCAAGATCGCGATCGGAGAAATCCTGAGCAGCACGATGTCGGCGATCTCGTCACGCACGGCCGTGGGACCGTCGGTGGGGTGGCTGGTGGATCTCGCGGTGGGCATC belongs to Gemmatimonadaceae bacterium and includes:
- a CDS encoding cytochrome c produces the protein MPNQSKGIAVAVAGVVVLIGVAIVVGRVLLLAGGPHELPYPAVIDTHPDPTVFKTVVGQPTPGLDLGKMFEVTPPVLAHGKQLFDVNCVMCHGAAGKGDGVAAPALTPRPRDFSSPKGWTAGFTIANIYATLSDGVKGTGMPAFDALSPPDRFAVAHYVQSLGSFDHHDNQIAEIKAIDARYHLGEGPVGPSKVAVPTIMKHMAAEYAAPPAVAMPPVSDMSIPAELRRTMIADAVRAAEVLSQVPDWRSSVDAFARVAMAAPPDNGFRPAVAALTMAQWKAFHDELVKLTPVPDTGAVGTQKE